The Rhodocytophaga rosea genome has a segment encoding these proteins:
- a CDS encoding DUF4134 family protein has protein sequence MKKRFLLVTAMFILCVVTLQAQDEIEVLKNQIASTNTSMRSTYIMIRNLIYVICGIIGLSILPGKYQKMQSGDPDAGKSMLNWGGALVFVAVGAYVLQLIFFAG, from the coding sequence ATGAAAAAGCGTTTTCTTTTAGTCACAGCCATGTTTATTCTATGTGTAGTAACCCTGCAGGCACAAGATGAAATTGAAGTGCTGAAAAATCAGATTGCCTCCACTAACACCAGTATGCGAAGCACTTATATCATGATCCGGAATCTGATCTATGTGATATGCGGCATCATCGGTTTATCTATTCTACCAGGAAAGTACCAGAAAATGCAATCCGGTGATCCGGATGCAGGAAAATCTATGCTGAACTGGGGTGGTGCACTGGTATTTGTTGCGGTAGGTGCATACGTTCTTCAACTCATATTTTTTGCCGGATAA
- a CDS encoding DUF4134 family protein, whose product MAFQKFADGDSHAGANARNWCLSLLLIAAFTFFLSTLMADSGSIAQINLGDALRQVTGSMNSTFDVISRLVYVTCGIIGLMVLPGKFRALQEGHRHAGRSITSWGLGLVSMVSLVFIIHQIFFQ is encoded by the coding sequence TTGGCTTTTCAGAAATTTGCAGACGGAGATTCGCATGCTGGAGCCAATGCCAGGAACTGGTGCCTTTCCCTGCTATTAATTGCTGCATTTACTTTCTTTTTGAGCACTTTGATGGCTGACTCCGGCTCAATTGCACAAATCAATCTCGGAGATGCCCTTCGGCAGGTAACCGGAAGTATGAATAGCACCTTTGATGTGATTAGCCGATTGGTGTATGTCACCTGTGGTATTATAGGCTTGATGGTGCTTCCTGGTAAATTCCGGGCACTGCAGGAAGGACATCGGCATGCCGGCCGTTCCATAACCAGCTGGGGTCTGGGACTTGTATCCATGGTTTCTCTTGTATTTATCATTCACCAAATCTTTTTCCAGTAA
- a CDS encoding DUF4133 domain-containing protein, whose amino-acid sequence MPQYEVIRGADNEIEFQGLKGKYVYYLFGGLAGVVLMGLLFFLLLPSSTLAGLLTLSGAAGVFYLSFQWNKKYGRWGMEKQKIQKQLPGYVVMRHPYTLIKRKNA is encoded by the coding sequence ATGCCACAATACGAGGTCATCCGGGGTGCAGATAATGAAATCGAGTTTCAAGGACTTAAAGGTAAGTATGTGTATTACCTGTTTGGAGGCCTTGCTGGAGTAGTACTAATGGGATTATTATTCTTTCTGCTACTCCCCTCTTCTACACTTGCCGGTCTGTTAACACTAAGCGGAGCAGCAGGGGTCTTTTACTTGTCATTTCAATGGAATAAAAAGTACGGCCGTTGGGGAATGGAGAAGCAAAAAATTCAAAAACAATTACCAGGTTATGTAGTAATGAGACATCCCTACA